The stretch of DNA CAAACCACACCCGAACGTCGTGATCGACACCGTTGTCGTCCGTCAGGGTGATGGTGAAAGATCCTGGCCCCACATCGGAGTTCAGATTTCCCTCGAATCTCACGTTCGATGTTTTCTTCGCGGGCATTGTCATACCTGCACTGATCACCAGATCCCCAATAGGTCTGTTGGTGTCGATGTACCTCTCACCCGTTTCGGGATCCTGAACGGCCGTCCATCCCTGAACCTTGTAACCTGTTGAAGTCTGAATCAGGTTTCCGTTGCTGTCCAGTGTGAACGCTCCTGCTCTCGTGTAATAGTAAGCGCTGCCATCGGATACGATGAAAAATCCATCACCCTGTATAGCAAGGTCCGTTTTCACACCTGTGTTCTGGAAGGAACCCTGTGTCATGATCTTGTCGATACTCGCTACCTGAGACCCAAGGCCGATTTGCATGGGATTGGTTCCTCCCACACTTTCCTGGGGAGCTCTGCCAGCCTTGATCGTCTGGGCGAGCATCGTTTCGAAGTTCACCCTCGACGCCTTGAATCCCACCGTGTTCACATTGGAAATGTTGTTCCCCACGATGTCCATTGCAACCTGGAAGTTCTTGAGCCCCGTGATACCGCTGTATAAAGATCTCATCATCACGCATCACCCTCCTGAGAGATCTCCAGGATTGAATCAACGGGATAGAGCGATCCGTTTACCAGAACAAAACCCTCTCCGTCCTTTATCTGAACAGCCTCCACCAGACCACCTTCTATACCACCTATTTCTTCCAATCCACCGTCCGTGGAGATCCTGTACACATGATAGGTATAAGTTCCGTCCGGCAGGCTCACACCACTGTCGTCTCTACCGTCCCATTGCCAGCCGTGAACACCCGCCTCAACGGTTCCCAAATCCTCTGTCCTCACCACATTGCCATTCTCATCGAGGATCTGAACCACAACGTGCGCATCCTGATCGAGGCTGAATATGATGCTGTCTGCTTCTCCATCTTTCAAATTCACCGTATTGTTCTTCACCACGACGTACTTGCCTATCAGGGATGCAAGCTGTGCTGGATTCACACTCGTTTGTGCCTCAACAAAGTCCCTCACAGCACTTGTGAGGTTTGTGATCTGTTCCAGACTGGTGAGCTGAGAGAGCTGGGAAATCATATCCTTCGTTTCCATTGGCTCCAGGGGATCCTGCATTTCCAGTTCCTGAAGAAGCAACCTGAGAAATGCCTCCTTATCAAGCGATTTGCTGGCAGTAGAGTTTGCTCTCACACCCTGAAGAGTCGAGTAATAGATGTTTCCAAGATCGTATATCACGTCTTCACCCCCTCGAAGAACTCTTCAAAAGAGACTTTCTCATCGTTAC from Thermotoga sp. encodes:
- a CDS encoding flagellar hook-basal body complex protein, coding for MMRSLYSGITGLKNFQVAMDIVGNNISNVNTVGFKASRVNFETMLAQTIKAGRAPQESVGGTNPMQIGLGSQVASIDKIMTQGSFQNTGVKTDLAIQGDGFFIVSDGSAYYYTRAGAFTLDSNGNLIQTSTGYKVQGWTAVQDPETGERYIDTNRPIGDLVISAGMTMPAKKTSNVRFEGNLNSDVGPGSFTITLTDDNGVDHDVRVWF
- a CDS encoding flagellar hook assembly protein FlgD encodes the protein MIYDLGNIYYSTLQGVRANSTASKSLDKEAFLRLLLQELEMQDPLEPMETKDMISQLSQLTSLEQITNLTSAVRDFVEAQTSVNPAQLASLIGKYVVVKNNTVNLKDGEADSIIFSLDQDAHVVVQILDENGNVVRTEDLGTVEAGVHGWQWDGRDDSGVSLPDGTYTYHVYRISTDGGLEEIGGIEGGLVEAVQIKDGEGFVLVNGSLYPVDSILEISQEGDA